A region from the Spirochaeta thermophila DSM 6192 genome encodes:
- a CDS encoding alanine--tRNA ligase yields MTGKELREKYIRFFKEHGHAEISGFSLIPENDPTVLFTTAGMHPLVPYILGAEHPAGKRLVDYQRCIRTGDIDSVGDASHLTFFEMLGNWSLGDYFKEEAIRMSYEFLTSPRWLGIDPEKLSVTVFAGDEMVPRDEESAEIWRSLGIPDGRIHFMSREHNWWGPAGKTGPCGPDTEMFIDTGKPPCGPDCKPGCSCGKYFEIWNDVFMEYNKKADGSYERLDRRCVDTGMGLERTTAILQGKQSVYDTEFFVPIIRAIEESTGAVYGKDPEKDVSIRIISDHIKAATFILGDERGVTPSNVGQGYVLRRLIRRAIRHARKLGVEGNFVHLPAQVVLDMYKEYYPLLAEKRDFVLEELRGEEDKFLKTLQKGEHEFEKMLPNLLKNPKKVIPGRIAFRLYDTYGFPIEVTEELAREHGLTVDRAGFDEEFERHRERSKQGADRVFKGGLADHTEETTKLHTATHLLHQALRIVLGPHVQQKGSNITPERLRFDFSHPEKLTPEQIRKVEEIVNQKIKEDLPVTMEVMTLEEAKEKGAIAFFTDRYDEKVKVYSVGDFSKEVCGGPHVERTGVLGRFKIVKEQSSSAGVRRIRAVLLPPDGSSEE; encoded by the coding sequence ATGACAGGAAAAGAGCTGCGCGAGAAGTATATCCGGTTCTTCAAGGAACACGGTCATGCAGAGATCTCCGGGTTCTCCCTCATCCCGGAGAACGATCCGACGGTGTTGTTCACCACGGCGGGGATGCACCCACTCGTGCCCTACATCCTCGGAGCGGAACATCCGGCAGGCAAGCGGCTGGTCGACTACCAGCGGTGCATCCGCACCGGTGATATCGACTCGGTAGGTGATGCGAGCCATCTCACGTTCTTCGAGATGTTGGGAAACTGGTCGCTGGGGGACTACTTCAAGGAAGAGGCCATAAGGATGAGCTACGAGTTTCTCACCTCCCCCCGGTGGCTCGGGATCGATCCGGAAAAACTCTCTGTGACCGTCTTTGCAGGGGATGAGATGGTACCCCGCGATGAGGAGTCTGCGGAGATCTGGAGGAGCCTCGGGATTCCCGACGGACGCATCCACTTCATGTCGAGGGAGCACAACTGGTGGGGGCCTGCGGGGAAGACGGGGCCGTGCGGGCCTGACACCGAGATGTTCATCGATACCGGCAAGCCTCCATGCGGGCCGGACTGTAAGCCGGGCTGCTCGTGCGGAAAGTACTTCGAGATCTGGAACGATGTCTTCATGGAGTACAACAAGAAGGCCGACGGCTCCTACGAACGGCTCGACCGCCGGTGTGTGGACACCGGAATGGGGCTTGAGCGTACCACGGCGATCCTCCAGGGAAAGCAGTCGGTCTACGATACCGAGTTCTTCGTGCCCATCATACGGGCGATCGAGGAGTCCACGGGGGCGGTGTATGGGAAGGATCCCGAGAAGGATGTCTCGATAAGGATCATCTCTGATCATATCAAGGCGGCGACCTTCATCCTGGGAGACGAACGGGGGGTCACTCCCTCCAACGTGGGGCAGGGGTATGTGCTCCGGCGTCTCATCCGGAGGGCGATCCGGCATGCGAGGAAGCTCGGAGTCGAGGGCAATTTCGTCCACCTGCCCGCCCAGGTCGTGTTGGACATGTACAAGGAGTACTATCCTCTCCTCGCGGAAAAGCGCGATTTCGTTCTCGAAGAACTCCGGGGGGAGGAGGATAAGTTTCTCAAGACGCTCCAGAAGGGCGAGCACGAGTTCGAGAAGATGCTTCCCAACCTGCTCAAGAATCCCAAAAAGGTGATTCCAGGGCGGATCGCCTTCAGGCTCTACGACACCTACGGGTTTCCCATCGAGGTGACCGAAGAGCTCGCACGGGAGCATGGGCTCACCGTGGATAGAGCGGGGTTCGACGAGGAATTCGAGCGCCATAGGGAACGCTCCAAGCAAGGCGCCGACCGGGTGTTCAAGGGAGGGCTCGCCGATCACACCGAGGAGACGACCAAGCTCCACACCGCCACCCACCTGCTCCATCAGGCGTTGCGGATCGTACTCGGCCCCCACGTCCAGCAGAAGGGGAGCAACATCACGCCCGAGCGCTTGAGGTTCGATTTCTCGCATCCCGAGAAGCTCACGCCCGAGCAGATACGGAAGGTGGAGGAGATCGTTAACCAGAAGATCAAAGAGGATCTCCCTGTCACCATGGAAGTGATGACCCTGGAGGAAGCCAAGGAGAAGGGGGCGATCGCCTTCTTTACCGACCGGTACGACGAGAAGGTGAAGGTGTACTCGGTGGGAGATTTCTCGAAAGAGGTGTGCGGCGGGCCGCATGTGGAGCGTACCGGGGTACTCGGGAGGTTCAAGATCGTGAAGGAGCAGTCTTCCTCGGCGGGTGTGCGGAGGATCAGGGCCGTGCTCCTGCCTCCCGATGGGTCTTCCGAGGAGTGA
- the rsmD gene encoding 16S rRNA (guanine(966)-N(2))-methyltransferase RsmD: MKPMRITGGIHKGRTVLCPPGIIRPAMARMREALFSSLGNMEGRSFLDLFAGSGIMAIEAASRGASPVVCVEKDRRKRPVLERNLRELGIDGRILIEPAEHYIRHATSPFDVIYLDPPFAYPHKDRLLELVSSSALLHETTVILIHHPSKDPLPGTPGRLERFKEKHFGQSYVSFYRIVL, translated from the coding sequence ATGAAACCCATGCGCATCACCGGCGGCATCCACAAAGGCCGCACCGTTCTATGCCCCCCCGGCATCATCCGCCCCGCCATGGCCCGCATGCGCGAGGCCCTCTTCTCCTCCCTGGGGAACATGGAGGGCCGATCCTTCCTCGACCTCTTCGCGGGATCGGGCATCATGGCCATCGAGGCGGCCTCCCGCGGCGCCTCCCCTGTCGTGTGCGTGGAGAAGGATCGGAGGAAACGACCCGTCCTCGAACGCAACCTGCGCGAACTCGGGATAGACGGCCGCATCCTCATCGAACCCGCCGAGCACTACATCCGGCACGCCACCTCCCCCTTCGACGTGATCTACCTCGATCCCCCCTTCGCCTACCCCCACAAGGACCGCCTCCTCGAACTCGTCTCCTCCTCGGCCCTCCTGCACGAGACCACCGTGATCCTCATCCACCACCCCTCAAAGGACCCCCTCCCCGGGACACCGGGGAGGCTCGAACGCTTCAAGGAGAAACACTTCGGTCAGTCGTATGTATCTTTCTATCGAATTGTGCTATAG
- a CDS encoding SLC13 family permease, which produces MSMGWQIYGALILFVVIYVLISLEKINKTILALLGGSLFLVLKFLTQEVAFLEHIDWNVILLLVSMMIIVGITKESGLFQYVALKTAKLTRGNPVLILILFALITAGFSALLDNVTTVLILTPITILIAVELGISPIPFVISDALASNIGGTATLIGDPPNIMIGSAAGLSFMDFLVNLTPFILFFLGVYALLAWWLFGRDLKVSNERRARLMEIDERKAITNPRLLNRSLLVLGLVMVGFFLHGALGLEPATIAMAGASLLMLLSGEHEVEKFFHEVEWGTIFFFIGLFIMVGGLVEVGAIERLSQAVLSLTGGNIRSTSLLLLWVSGLFSAIVDNIPYVATMIPLIEHMGETLGHPAIQPLWWSLALGACLGGNGTLVGASANVVSAGIAGRSGYRISFLEFTKYGALVTGVSLLFSTLYIILRYF; this is translated from the coding sequence ATGAGCATGGGATGGCAGATCTACGGCGCACTCATCCTCTTCGTGGTCATCTATGTACTCATCTCTCTTGAGAAGATCAACAAGACCATCCTCGCCCTCCTGGGGGGATCGCTCTTCCTCGTGCTCAAGTTCCTCACCCAGGAGGTGGCGTTCCTCGAACACATCGACTGGAACGTGATCCTCCTCCTGGTGAGCATGATGATCATCGTGGGGATCACCAAGGAATCGGGGCTCTTCCAGTACGTGGCCCTCAAGACCGCAAAGCTCACGCGGGGGAATCCCGTCCTCATCCTCATACTCTTCGCCCTCATCACGGCCGGGTTCTCGGCCCTCCTCGACAACGTGACCACCGTGCTCATCCTCACGCCCATCACCATCCTCATCGCGGTGGAGCTGGGTATCTCGCCGATCCCCTTCGTGATAAGCGACGCCCTCGCCTCGAACATCGGCGGCACCGCCACCCTCATAGGCGATCCGCCCAACATCATGATCGGGAGCGCCGCGGGGCTCTCGTTCATGGACTTCCTCGTGAACCTCACCCCCTTCATCCTCTTCTTCCTCGGGGTGTACGCCCTCCTCGCCTGGTGGCTCTTCGGGAGGGATCTCAAGGTGAGCAACGAGCGCAGGGCCCGCCTCATGGAGATCGACGAGCGCAAGGCCATCACCAACCCCCGGCTCCTCAACCGCTCGCTCCTCGTCCTCGGACTCGTGATGGTGGGGTTCTTCCTCCACGGCGCCCTGGGACTGGAGCCCGCCACCATCGCCATGGCCGGGGCCTCGCTCCTCATGCTCCTCTCCGGTGAGCACGAGGTGGAGAAGTTCTTCCACGAGGTCGAGTGGGGTACCATCTTCTTCTTCATCGGGCTGTTCATCATGGTAGGCGGTCTCGTCGAGGTGGGGGCCATCGAACGGCTCTCCCAGGCGGTGCTCTCACTCACCGGCGGGAACATCCGCTCCACCTCCCTCCTCCTCCTCTGGGTTTCGGGCCTCTTCTCGGCCATCGTGGACAACATCCCCTATGTGGCAACCATGATCCCCCTCATCGAGCACATGGGAGAGACCCTCGGCCACCCCGCCATCCAGCCGCTCTGGTGGTCCCTCGCCCTGGGGGCGTGCCTCGGCGGGAACGGCACCCTCGTGGGGGCCTCGGCGAACGTGGTCTCGGCCGGCATCGCGGGGAGGTCGGGCTACCGGATCTCGTTCCTCGAGTTCACGAAGTACGGGGCCCTCGTCACCGGGGTATCCCTCCTCTTCTCCACCCTCTACATCATCCTCCGCTACTTCTAG
- a CDS encoding CBS domain-containing protein, whose product MKLSSYLHPEYIKLKARISSFEEGVKLLLGLIRGLVNQDEEALFSRVQEREAQAPTVLDHGLCVPHLRLDDFDDHVIAIAVPERPFTYAGKEVRMLVLIISSKAQPSTYLNTLKGFGLLFKDPAIRESLLSAKTPEQFLRIVAAHDVEIKKGLLVRDIMNPSIISVSPEDTIKDVVDLFVKHHTSYLPVINASGRFVGEIRMFDVLHIGLPQYTTMLGNLSFLSSFEPFEELLKNEDRILVKEVMKQPHPVCTPQTTVIELSFEMTRTQRRHVAVVEGETLVGVVSFMDILEKVLRV is encoded by the coding sequence ATGAAACTCTCGAGCTACCTCCACCCGGAGTACATCAAACTCAAGGCCCGTATCTCCTCGTTCGAAGAGGGGGTGAAACTCCTCCTGGGGCTCATTCGTGGCCTCGTGAACCAGGACGAGGAGGCCCTCTTCTCCCGTGTCCAGGAGAGGGAGGCGCAGGCACCCACGGTCCTCGATCACGGGCTCTGTGTTCCCCACCTCAGGCTCGACGACTTCGACGACCACGTCATCGCCATAGCGGTGCCAGAGAGGCCCTTTACCTATGCGGGAAAAGAGGTGAGGATGCTCGTGCTCATCATCTCATCGAAGGCCCAGCCCTCCACCTACCTCAATACCCTCAAGGGATTCGGCCTGCTCTTCAAGGATCCCGCGATTCGAGAATCCCTCCTTTCTGCGAAAACCCCCGAGCAGTTCCTCCGCATCGTGGCGGCTCACGACGTGGAGATAAAGAAGGGCCTCCTCGTCAGGGATATCATGAACCCTTCCATCATCTCCGTCTCTCCCGAGGATACGATAAAGGATGTGGTGGATCTTTTCGTGAAGCACCACACGAGCTACCTTCCGGTGATCAATGCCTCCGGGCGTTTCGTGGGTGAGATCCGGATGTTCGACGTCCTCCATATAGGACTTCCCCAATACACCACCATGCTGGGGAACCTGAGTTTCCTCTCCTCGTTCGAACCCTTCGAGGAACTCCTCAAGAACGAGGACCGCATCCTGGTGAAAGAGGTGATGAAACAACCTCACCCCGTGTGCACACCGCAGACCACGGTGATAGAGCTCTCCTTCGAGATGACCCGGACCCAGCGTCGTCACGTTGCGGTGGTGGAAGGGGAGACGCTCGTAGGCGTGGTGAGCTTCATGGACATTCTCGAGAAGGTGCTGAGGGTATGA
- the hisG gene encoding ATP phosphoribosyltransferase has product MSDRLTMALPKGRLLKKVQDHFGRYGIIFPDEDDRKLVIEDTSGRFTFFLVKNSDLPVYVSHGIAGLGICGEDVLTESQTDLLKLAPLPFGSTKMCLAARKDTPPPAGSGPLTIATKFPHFTRTYYHKLGVAVQVIKLAGSVELAPVLGLAPYIVDLVETGSTLKANNLYVVQELARIRVYLVANPAYYKLHYKEIEEFLEMLDIETTEPSP; this is encoded by the coding sequence ATGAGCGACCGCCTCACCATGGCCCTTCCCAAGGGAAGGCTCCTCAAGAAGGTGCAGGACCACTTCGGACGCTACGGCATCATCTTTCCCGACGAGGACGACCGTAAGCTCGTCATAGAAGACACCTCCGGCAGATTCACCTTCTTTCTGGTGAAGAACAGCGACCTACCCGTCTACGTGAGTCACGGGATCGCCGGACTCGGCATCTGCGGCGAAGACGTACTCACGGAGAGCCAGACCGACCTGCTCAAGCTCGCTCCCCTCCCCTTCGGCTCCACCAAGATGTGCCTCGCCGCCCGGAAGGACACCCCGCCACCCGCAGGATCCGGTCCCCTCACCATCGCCACCAAGTTCCCCCACTTCACCCGGACCTACTACCACAAGCTCGGCGTGGCCGTACAGGTCATCAAACTGGCCGGTTCGGTGGAGCTCGCCCCGGTCCTCGGCCTCGCCCCCTACATCGTCGACCTCGTGGAGACAGGCTCCACCCTCAAAGCGAACAACCTCTACGTGGTCCAGGAACTCGCCCGCATCCGGGTCTACCTCGTGGCGAACCCCGCCTACTACAAGCTCCACTACAAGGAGATTGAGGAATTCCTCGAAATGCTCGATATTGAAACTACAGAACCCTCCCCCTGA
- a CDS encoding ATP phosphoribosyltransferase regulatory subunit, whose product MQRKNNHARPDLPLAQTTETARARLQIPRGTEQLLQEEALLHRFVVRTLEDLYLSQGYLPVQTPVFDFFDIYRPLLDPAVQAKTYRLVDREGDILMLRSDITLFLAKQLGTTVAPEDLPLRVFYADTILRHEGQEDISHDEYFQAGVELLGLPGPEGDLEILTLLAHTLSLFDLPPHTLHIGSKRLFSLAFSSLPDGLSSRIAHAIATRDRSLFTRILTQAGWDERDIENHRRLFWFIGEPGEIPTLTSLVRDLPTALGEEVAALASLVEALTSQGVPGSLLRIDLSETGGQDYYTGIAFRVYVEGADAAVVSGGRYDSLLSYFGLECPSVGYSLMLRKLEPLIRDPHRFIPPSILARIRKERI is encoded by the coding sequence ATGCAGAGAAAGAACAACCACGCACGACCCGACCTCCCACTCGCCCAGACCACGGAAACCGCCCGGGCGCGCCTCCAGATTCCACGGGGCACCGAGCAGCTCCTCCAGGAGGAAGCCCTCCTCCATCGGTTCGTGGTCCGGACACTGGAAGACCTCTACCTCTCGCAAGGCTATCTCCCGGTACAGACCCCGGTCTTCGACTTCTTCGACATCTACCGTCCCCTCCTCGACCCCGCCGTCCAGGCCAAGACCTACCGCCTCGTCGACCGGGAAGGCGACATCCTCATGCTCAGATCCGACATCACCCTCTTCCTCGCGAAACAGCTCGGCACCACCGTGGCCCCCGAAGACCTCCCCCTTCGTGTCTTTTACGCCGACACCATCCTCCGGCACGAAGGCCAGGAGGACATATCCCACGACGAGTACTTCCAGGCGGGGGTCGAGCTCCTCGGCCTCCCGGGCCCCGAAGGCGACCTCGAGATCCTCACCCTCCTCGCACACACCCTCTCCCTCTTCGATCTCCCCCCCCACACCCTCCACATAGGATCGAAACGCCTCTTCTCCCTCGCCTTCTCCTCCCTCCCGGACGGACTCTCCTCCCGCATCGCCCATGCCATCGCCACCCGCGATCGCAGCCTCTTCACGCGGATCCTCACCCAGGCAGGCTGGGACGAGAGAGACATAGAGAACCACCGTCGGCTCTTCTGGTTCATAGGAGAACCCGGCGAGATCCCCACACTCACCTCCCTCGTCCGTGACCTCCCCACCGCCCTCGGGGAGGAAGTGGCAGCCCTCGCATCGCTCGTCGAAGCCCTCACCTCACAGGGCGTACCCGGATCCCTCCTGCGCATCGACCTCTCGGAGACAGGGGGGCAGGACTACTACACCGGCATCGCCTTTCGTGTGTACGTGGAAGGCGCCGATGCGGCCGTGGTCTCCGGAGGGCGTTACGACTCCCTCCTCTCCTACTTCGGCCTCGAGTGCCCCTCCGTGGGATACTCCCTCATGCTCCGCAAGCTCGAACCCCTCATAAGGGACCCGCATCGATTCATCCCCCCCTCCATCCTCGCCCGCATACGAAAGGAGCGCATATGA
- the hisB gene encoding imidazoleglycerol-phosphate dehydratase HisB has protein sequence MENPIHIERITKETRITLSLHPGNPDRISLNTPLPFFTHLLHAASFHGGFGLELEAQGDIEVDPHHLVEDTGIVLGSAFREHLQRVEAVRRYGYAIIPMDDALCQAVVDVCERPYLVYRVTFPQAQAGDFPLFLLKEFFLGFVNNARINLHLEAFYGENGHHIAEALFKAWGKALEEAYTPRGTSRSRMSTKGTI, from the coding sequence GTGGAGAACCCTATCCACATCGAACGGATCACCAAGGAGACCCGGATTACCCTCAGCCTCCACCCCGGGAATCCCGACCGGATCTCCCTCAACACCCCCCTCCCCTTCTTCACCCACCTCCTCCACGCCGCCTCGTTCCACGGCGGCTTCGGACTCGAACTCGAGGCGCAGGGCGACATCGAGGTCGATCCGCACCATCTCGTGGAGGACACAGGCATCGTGCTGGGCAGCGCCTTCAGGGAGCACCTCCAGCGCGTGGAAGCCGTCCGGCGCTACGGCTACGCCATCATCCCCATGGACGACGCCCTGTGCCAGGCGGTGGTGGATGTATGCGAGCGCCCCTATCTCGTGTACAGGGTGACATTCCCCCAAGCCCAGGCCGGCGACTTCCCCCTCTTCCTCCTCAAGGAATTCTTCCTCGGATTCGTGAACAACGCCCGCATCAACCTCCACCTCGAGGCCTTCTACGGAGAGAACGGACACCATATCGCAGAGGCCCTCTTCAAGGCCTGGGGCAAGGCCCTCGAAGAGGCGTACACCCCGCGCGGCACCTCACGGTCCCGCATGTCCACCAAGGGGACCATCTAG
- the rlmN gene encoding 23S rRNA (adenine(2503)-C(2))-methyltransferase RlmN, producing MRTRERFSLSGLLPEDISELLTAEPRYRSLQIFEWIHAKRISSFTGMTTLPSRLREELSSSYHVRGASLHALLQDPGDETIKAQVRLQDGQIVEAVVLTDGKGRKTACLSTQAGCAMGCAFCNTGQLGFSRNLTPGEIVDQWLILQDTAGPLSHIVFMGMGEPLLNLANLRKAISILSHERGSRLSLRRITVSTCGIVPGILSLAEEGPHVRLAFSLTSARPEVRKQLMPVEARHPLDHVKEALLRYQAATGKRITLEVVAIEGLTCTPEESRAIAGFAEGLRVLVNVIPWNPVPGLPYRPPSPAALSSFVSSLTKKALTVTVRYRKGQHIHGACGQLGVVTPRKTHREAGARP from the coding sequence ATGAGAACCAGGGAACGATTCTCCCTTTCAGGCCTGCTTCCGGAAGATATCTCCGAACTCCTCACCGCGGAACCACGCTACCGATCCCTCCAGATCTTCGAGTGGATCCATGCGAAACGGATCTCCTCCTTCACCGGCATGACGACCCTCCCCTCCCGCCTGAGGGAGGAGCTCTCCTCTTCATACCACGTACGAGGCGCCTCGCTCCACGCACTCCTGCAGGATCCCGGAGACGAGACCATCAAGGCCCAGGTACGCCTGCAGGATGGGCAGATCGTGGAGGCCGTGGTGCTCACCGACGGGAAGGGACGGAAGACCGCCTGCCTCTCCACCCAGGCGGGGTGCGCCATGGGGTGCGCCTTCTGCAACACCGGTCAACTCGGATTCTCCAGGAACCTCACCCCCGGAGAGATCGTGGATCAATGGCTCATCCTCCAGGACACGGCCGGTCCCCTCTCGCACATCGTCTTCATGGGCATGGGGGAACCGCTCCTCAACCTCGCGAACCTCAGGAAGGCCATCTCGATACTCTCCCATGAGCGGGGTTCCCGCCTCAGCCTCAGGAGGATCACGGTCTCCACCTGCGGTATCGTCCCGGGCATCCTCAGCCTGGCGGAAGAGGGGCCGCACGTCCGCCTCGCCTTTTCACTCACGAGCGCCCGGCCCGAGGTGAGGAAACAGCTCATGCCCGTCGAAGCACGCCACCCTCTCGACCATGTGAAGGAGGCGCTCCTCAGATACCAGGCGGCGACAGGCAAACGCATCACCCTCGAGGTGGTGGCCATAGAGGGCCTCACCTGTACCCCCGAGGAGAGCAGGGCCATCGCAGGATTCGCCGAAGGCCTCAGGGTGCTCGTGAACGTGATCCCCTGGAACCCCGTGCCCGGCCTCCCCTACCGTCCTCCCTCTCCCGCAGCCCTCTCCTCCTTCGTCTCCTCCCTCACGAAAAAGGCCCTCACGGTCACCGTCAGGTACCGCAAGGGCCAACACATCCATGGCGCATGTGGACAGCTCGGCGTCGTCACTCCTCGGAAGACCCATCGGGAGGCAGGAGCACGGCCCTGA
- a CDS encoding tetratricopeptide repeat protein, translated as MNEEIREHRPSYEEDFPMGKDLIQEVDEKILQLSQEGYALLKQDRPEEAIIRFEKILELDRHNNYALVGLGDAYRKKGEHDRAVSYYRECLRYYPGNNYALFGLADCYKAQERYREAIEIWEKYLKYDETNVTVLTRVADAYRKTGNFKRSKELYLKVLELDEGNPYALIGLGHLHYDFKDYRTAISYWEAILERDRDRVDIRVLTAIGNCHRKLKQYERGIPYFLKALEKDPHNFYALFGLADCYRGVGDHRRSLQYWERILEKDPHNKVILTRTGDAYRHLGDLARAEEYYHQALNIEFDSYAILGLAMVHKARKEYREAAESLNTILRLDPENPKIYIELADCYLHLNQKEEARSVLKEFFRRGFKNTHIQHLLDRLET; from the coding sequence ATGAATGAGGAGATCAGGGAACACCGACCATCCTATGAGGAGGACTTCCCCATGGGAAAGGACCTCATCCAGGAGGTGGACGAAAAGATCCTCCAGCTCTCGCAAGAAGGCTACGCCCTCCTCAAGCAGGACAGACCCGAAGAGGCCATCATCCGCTTCGAGAAGATCCTTGAGCTCGACAGACACAACAACTACGCCCTCGTGGGCCTGGGAGACGCCTACAGGAAGAAGGGCGAGCACGACCGCGCCGTCTCCTACTACAGGGAGTGCCTGCGTTACTACCCCGGCAACAACTACGCCCTCTTCGGCCTGGCCGACTGCTACAAGGCCCAGGAACGCTATCGCGAGGCCATCGAGATATGGGAGAAATACCTCAAGTACGACGAGACCAACGTCACGGTCCTCACCCGGGTGGCCGACGCCTATCGCAAGACAGGAAACTTCAAACGATCCAAGGAACTCTATCTCAAGGTGCTCGAACTCGACGAGGGCAACCCCTACGCCCTCATCGGACTCGGCCACCTGCACTACGACTTCAAGGACTACCGAACCGCGATCAGCTACTGGGAGGCCATACTCGAGAGGGACAGGGACCGTGTCGACATCAGAGTGCTCACGGCAATAGGGAACTGTCACAGAAAGCTCAAACAGTACGAGAGAGGCATCCCCTACTTCCTCAAGGCTCTCGAGAAGGATCCCCACAACTTCTACGCCCTCTTCGGCCTGGCCGACTGCTACCGAGGGGTGGGCGATCACCGCAGGTCCCTCCAGTATTGGGAGCGTATCCTCGAGAAGGACCCCCACAACAAGGTCATCCTCACCCGCACCGGTGACGCCTACCGTCACCTCGGGGATCTCGCGCGGGCCGAGGAGTACTACCACCAGGCCCTCAACATAGAATTCGACAGCTACGCCATCCTCGGCCTCGCCATGGTGCACAAGGCGAGGAAGGAATACCGCGAAGCAGCGGAATCCCTCAACACCATACTCCGGCTCGATCCCGAGAACCCCAAGATCTACATAGAACTCGCCGACTGCTACCTCCATCTCAATCAGAAGGAGGAGGCGAGATCCGTGCTCAAGGAGTTCTTCAGGAGGGGGTTCAAGAACACCCACATCCAGCACCTCCTCGACAGACTCGAGACCTGA